A single Actinomadura algeriensis DNA region contains:
- the pcaH gene encoding protocatechuate 3,4-dioxygenase subunit beta → MTHPPYLYPGYKSTTLRAPGRELVMPGLGPDSIELTSPVFGHQELGRLDWDLTRQHPGEPLGERIIVTGRVLDTAGRPVRGALVEVWQANAAGRYLHAGDQHPAPLDPNFTGAGRCLTDDDGRYRFVTIKPGAYPWRNHHNAWRPAHIHFSVFGTAFTQRLVTQMYFPGDPLFAFDPIFQSIPDQRDRENLISRFDMDTTEPEWALGYQWDIVLGDTPMEDR, encoded by the coding sequence GTGACGCATCCCCCGTACCTGTACCCCGGCTACAAGAGCACCACGCTGCGCGCCCCCGGGCGCGAACTGGTGATGCCCGGGCTCGGCCCCGACAGCATCGAGCTGACCTCGCCCGTCTTCGGGCACCAGGAGCTCGGCCGCCTCGACTGGGACCTCACCAGGCAGCATCCCGGCGAGCCGCTCGGCGAGCGCATCATCGTCACCGGGCGGGTGCTGGACACCGCCGGACGCCCGGTCCGCGGCGCCCTCGTCGAGGTGTGGCAGGCCAACGCGGCCGGACGGTACCTGCACGCGGGCGACCAGCACCCCGCGCCGCTCGACCCCAACTTCACCGGCGCGGGCCGCTGCCTCACCGACGACGACGGCCGCTACCGGTTCGTCACGATCAAACCGGGCGCCTACCCGTGGCGCAACCACCACAACGCGTGGCGCCCCGCGCACATCCACTTCTCGGTGTTCGGCACGGCCTTCACGCAGCGCCTGGTCACCCAGATGTACTTCCCGGGCGACCCGCTGTTCGCCTTCGACCCGATCTTCCAGTCGATCCCGGACCAGCGGGACCGGGAGAATCTGATCTCCCGGTTCGACATGGACACCACCGAGCCGGAATGGGCGCTGGGGTACCAGTGGGACATCGTGCTGGGCGACACCCCGATGGAGGACCGATGA
- the pcaG gene encoding protocatechuate 3,4-dioxygenase subunit alpha yields the protein MTESTPLRPSPVTPSQTVGPFFGYALPYGEGPRVVPDWRPDAVRVRGTVYDGAGEPIPDALVEIWQADENGEIPRRPGGRVRDGHGFSGFGRCATDPAGGYWFSTVKPGAVGGHAPYVSVLVFARGLLKPVFTRLYFPEDEAAHAADPLLGELPDERRGTLIAERTAEREYRFDVRMQGDRETVFLVF from the coding sequence ATGACCGAGTCGACACCGCTGCGCCCGTCCCCGGTCACGCCCTCGCAGACGGTCGGCCCGTTCTTCGGGTACGCGCTGCCCTACGGGGAGGGCCCGCGGGTCGTCCCCGACTGGCGGCCGGACGCCGTCCGCGTCCGCGGCACCGTGTACGACGGCGCGGGCGAGCCGATCCCGGACGCGCTCGTGGAGATCTGGCAGGCCGACGAGAACGGCGAGATCCCCCGGCGGCCCGGCGGCCGGGTCCGCGACGGCCACGGCTTCTCCGGCTTCGGACGGTGCGCCACCGACCCCGCGGGCGGCTACTGGTTCAGCACCGTCAAGCCCGGCGCCGTCGGCGGGCACGCCCCCTACGTCTCCGTCCTGGTGTTCGCGCGCGGCCTCCTCAAACCGGTGTTCACCCGCCTGTACTTCCCCGAGGACGAGGCCGCGCACGCCGCCGACCCGCTGCTCGGCGAACTCCCGGACGAGCGGCGCGGCACGCTGATCGCGGAGCGGACGGCCGAGCGGGAGTACCGGTTCGACGTCCGCATGCAGGGCGATCGGGAGACGGTCTTCCTTGTCTTCTGA
- the pcaB gene encoding 3-carboxy-cis,cis-muconate cycloisomerase — MSSDERPEPGAAPAAVPPDAGLLSPVRAATRTEAATGDPAYLAAMLDAEAALARAQARLGIVPGDAAAAIAAAADPARFDLAGIARRARGAGNPVVPLVADLRALAGPAGEHVHRGATSQDIVDTGAMLVASRARRVILAALDDALAGLAGLAARHRDTPMAARTLGRHALPTTFGAKAANWLLGCLEARDRLAAAVLPVQLGGAAGTLDAFGGRAEELVDAFAAETGLARPVLSWHTRRTPVADLGAALAVTAGALGKIATDVQLLAQSEVDEVAEAAGPGRGGSSAMPHKRNPALSALIRSAALQVPAQVQVLHAAQAAPHERPAGEWHAEWQPLREALRLTGGAAETAAELLGGLEVAPERMRAGLDALLAVLGRDPGPGAAPELVDRALDAYRRSRA; from the coding sequence TTGTCTTCTGACGAACGGCCGGAACCGGGGGCGGCGCCCGCCGCCGTGCCGCCCGACGCGGGGCTGCTGTCCCCGGTCCGCGCCGCCACCCGGACGGAGGCAGCCACCGGCGACCCCGCCTACCTCGCGGCCATGCTGGACGCCGAGGCCGCGCTGGCCCGCGCGCAGGCGCGGCTCGGCATCGTCCCCGGCGACGCGGCCGCGGCCATCGCGGCGGCCGCCGACCCGGCCCGGTTCGACCTGGCGGGCATCGCCCGCCGCGCGCGCGGCGCGGGCAACCCGGTCGTCCCGCTGGTCGCCGACCTGCGCGCCCTCGCCGGGCCCGCGGGCGAGCACGTCCACCGCGGCGCCACCAGCCAGGACATCGTCGACACCGGCGCGATGCTCGTCGCGTCCCGCGCCCGCCGGGTGATCCTCGCCGCGCTCGACGACGCCCTCGCCGGCCTGGCCGGCCTCGCCGCGCGGCACCGCGACACCCCGATGGCGGCCCGCACCCTCGGACGGCACGCGCTGCCGACCACGTTCGGCGCGAAGGCCGCGAACTGGCTGCTGGGCTGCCTGGAGGCCCGCGACCGGCTGGCCGCGGCCGTCCTGCCCGTCCAGCTCGGCGGCGCCGCCGGGACGCTCGACGCGTTCGGCGGCCGCGCGGAGGAACTGGTGGACGCGTTCGCCGCCGAGACCGGCCTCGCCCGCCCGGTCCTGTCCTGGCACACCCGCCGTACCCCCGTCGCCGACCTCGGCGCCGCGCTCGCCGTCACCGCCGGGGCCCTCGGCAAGATCGCCACCGACGTGCAGCTGCTCGCGCAGAGCGAGGTCGACGAGGTCGCCGAGGCCGCCGGTCCCGGCCGCGGCGGCTCGTCGGCGATGCCGCACAAGCGCAACCCCGCCCTGTCCGCCCTGATCCGGTCGGCGGCGCTGCAGGTCCCCGCGCAGGTCCAGGTGCTGCACGCCGCGCAGGCCGCACCGCACGAGCGTCCCGCGGGGGAGTGGCACGCCGAATGGCAGCCGCTGCGCGAGGCGCTGCGGCTCACCGGCGGCGCCGCCGAGACCGCCGCCGAGCTGCTCGGCGGCCTCGAGGTCGCGCCGGAGCGGATGCGCGCCGGCCTCGACGCCCTCCTGGCCGTCCTCGGCCGGGACCCCGGGCCCGGCGCCGCGCCCGAGCTCGTCGACCGGGCCCTCGACGCCTACCGCAGGAGCCGCGCATGA
- the pcaD gene encoding 3-oxoadipate enol-lactonase, whose protein sequence is MTPTGDSPDDRAYVPRHSVEGPPGAPVLVLGPSLGTTMDLWRPQLPELTRSWRVLRYDLPGHGGSPVPDGPVTVAGLADGVAALLDRLGVAAAAYAGVSLGGAVGTMLALRAPGRVASLVLVCTSPRFGEPGAWRERAALVRRDGVAPVARTAADRWFTPSFTGAEPYVEMLRGTDPEGYAGCCDALAGFDVTARLPEVSAPTLVIAGAQDGPTPPAGHADRLAEGIPDAGLVVVEGAAHLAGAERPGPVTEAITAHLDRTWKGLGR, encoded by the coding sequence ATGACCCCGACCGGCGATTCCCCGGACGACCGCGCGTACGTCCCCCGCCACAGCGTGGAGGGGCCGCCCGGCGCGCCCGTCCTGGTCCTCGGCCCGTCCCTCGGCACCACCATGGACCTGTGGCGGCCGCAGCTGCCCGAGCTGACGCGGTCCTGGCGGGTGCTGCGCTACGACCTGCCGGGGCACGGCGGCTCGCCCGTGCCGGACGGCCCGGTCACCGTCGCCGGGCTCGCCGACGGCGTCGCCGCGCTGCTCGACCGGCTCGGCGTCGCCGCGGCCGCCTACGCCGGGGTGTCGCTCGGCGGCGCCGTCGGCACGATGCTCGCGCTGCGCGCCCCCGGCCGGGTCGCCAGCCTCGTCCTGGTGTGCACCTCCCCGCGGTTCGGCGAACCGGGCGCGTGGCGGGAGCGCGCCGCGCTCGTCCGCCGCGACGGCGTCGCCCCGGTCGCGCGGACGGCCGCGGACCGCTGGTTCACCCCGTCGTTCACCGGCGCGGAACCGTACGTCGAGATGTTGCGCGGCACCGACCCGGAGGGCTACGCGGGCTGCTGCGACGCCCTCGCCGGGTTCGACGTCACGGCGCGGCTGCCGGAGGTGTCCGCGCCCACCCTGGTGATCGCCGGGGCGCAGGACGGGCCGACGCCGCCCGCCGGGCACGCCGACCGGCTCGCCGAGGGGATCCCCGACGCCGGGCTCGTCGTCGTCGAGGGCGCCGCGCACCTCGCCGGCGCGGAACGGCCGGGACCGGTCACCGAGGCGATCACCGCGCATCTGGACCGCACGTGGAAGGGACTGGGAAGATGA
- the pcaC gene encoding 4-carboxymuconolactone decarboxylase: MSDSMTGATGDAERHADGMRVRRAVLGDAHVDRAEARKDEFTADFQDMITRYAWGEIWTRPGLDRKTRSCVTLTALVAHGHLDELAMHVRAALRNGLTPDEIKEVLLQTAIYCGVPAANSAFAVAQRVLAEQR, from the coding sequence ATGAGCGACTCCATGACCGGGGCGACGGGCGACGCGGAGCGGCACGCGGACGGCATGAGGGTCCGCCGCGCGGTGCTCGGCGACGCCCACGTCGACCGCGCCGAGGCCCGTAAGGACGAGTTCACCGCCGACTTCCAGGACATGATCACCAGGTACGCGTGGGGCGAGATCTGGACCCGGCCGGGGCTGGACCGCAAGACGCGCAGCTGCGTCACGCTGACCGCCCTGGTCGCCCACGGGCACCTGGACGAGCTGGCGATGCACGTCCGGGCCGCGCTGCGCAACGGGCTCACCCCGGACGAGATCAAGGAGGTCCTCCTGCAGACGGCGATCTACTGCGGGGTGCCCGCCGCGAACTCGGCGTTCGCGGTCGCCCAGCGGGTACTGGCCGAGCAGCGGTGA
- a CDS encoding IclR family transcriptional regulator, which produces MTRSDGRGGPIRAVGGKGGNASMAEGARPVSVAGKVMAILNAFAQGEVRLNLTEICRRASLPPATGHRLVGELVAGGFLERVPDGTYRIGTRLWRIGSQAPAVTGLRELALPHMEDLYEATHDNVQLAVLRDDHVLVVERLRGTRSVPVLTQVGASLPLHTTGVGKVLLAFAPPEVQEAVLAAPLSRRTARSITDPDELRRCIEQVRRSGYALTRDEMTLGASSAGAPVRDASGQVVAALSLVSRTRSADLRRLLPPLTTAARALSRDVAVHWRGHPESFSAERKTGA; this is translated from the coding sequence ATGACCCGGTCGGACGGCCGCGGCGGCCCGATCCGGGCGGTGGGCGGGAAGGGCGGAAACGCGAGCATGGCCGAGGGGGCGCGCCCGGTCAGCGTGGCCGGCAAGGTGATGGCCATCCTCAACGCGTTCGCCCAGGGCGAGGTCCGCCTCAACCTGACCGAGATCTGCCGCCGCGCCTCGCTGCCCCCGGCGACCGGCCACCGGCTCGTCGGCGAGCTGGTGGCGGGCGGGTTCCTGGAACGCGTCCCGGACGGGACGTACCGCATCGGCACCCGGCTGTGGCGGATCGGCAGCCAGGCGCCCGCCGTGACCGGGCTGCGGGAGCTCGCGCTGCCGCACATGGAGGACCTGTACGAGGCCACCCACGACAACGTGCAGCTCGCCGTGCTGCGCGACGACCACGTGCTGGTGGTCGAACGGCTGCGCGGCACCCGCTCGGTGCCCGTCCTCACGCAGGTCGGCGCGTCCCTGCCGCTGCACACCACCGGCGTCGGGAAGGTGCTGCTGGCGTTCGCGCCGCCGGAGGTCCAAGAGGCGGTGCTCGCCGCGCCGCTGTCGCGCCGCACCGCCCGCTCCATCACCGACCCGGACGAGCTGCGGCGCTGCATCGAGCAGGTCCGGCGCTCCGGCTACGCGCTGACCCGCGACGAGATGACGCTCGGGGCGTCGTCGGCCGGCGCGCCCGTGCGGGACGCGTCGGGGCAGGTCGTCGCGGCGCTGTCGCTGGTGTCGCGGACCCGCAGCGCGGACCTGCGCCGGCTGCTGCCGCCGCTCACCACGGCCGCGCGCGCCCTCTCGCGGGACGTCGCCGTCCACTGGCGCGGGCACCCGGAGTCGTTTTCCGCCGAGCGGAAAACCGGCGCCTGA
- a CDS encoding 4-hydroxybenzoate 3-monooxygenase produces the protein MRTQVAIIGGGPAGLLLSHLLHLQGVDSVVLESRDRAYVERRQRAGMLEQGTTDVLRESGAGERLDREGLVHHGLELRFDGAGHRVPLTDLTGRTVTVYAQTEIVKDLIAKRLADGGDVRFETEVVELDASAPSVTFRGGDGVLRTLECDYIAGCDGFHGVSRPVVPGLRTFSREYPFAWLGVLADVPPSTDELIYANHERGFALHSLRSPEVSRLYLQVAPDEDIAAWSDARIWDELAARFATGDGWELREGPVTDKSITPMRSFVAEPMRHDRLFLAGDAAHIVPPTGAKGLNLAVSDVIVLARALTERYANGSETLLDGYSDACLRRVWRAEHFSYWMTTLLHVDPAADAFDRRLQRSHLAYVASSEAAQTSLAENYVGLPLA, from the coding sequence ATGCGCACCCAGGTCGCGATCATCGGGGGAGGGCCCGCCGGGCTGCTGCTGTCCCACCTGCTGCACCTGCAGGGGGTCGACTCGGTGGTGCTGGAGAGCCGCGATCGCGCCTACGTGGAGCGGCGGCAGCGCGCCGGGATGCTGGAGCAGGGCACGACGGACGTGCTGCGCGAGAGCGGCGCCGGGGAGCGCCTCGACCGCGAGGGGCTCGTCCACCACGGGCTGGAGCTGCGGTTCGACGGCGCCGGGCACCGCGTGCCGCTCACCGACCTGACCGGCCGCACGGTCACCGTGTACGCGCAGACCGAGATCGTCAAGGACCTGATCGCCAAGCGGCTCGCGGACGGCGGCGACGTCCGGTTCGAGACCGAGGTCGTGGAACTGGACGCGTCCGCGCCGAGCGTCACGTTCCGCGGCGGGGACGGGGTGCTCCGGACGCTCGAGTGCGACTACATCGCGGGCTGCGACGGGTTCCACGGCGTGAGCCGCCCCGTCGTGCCGGGCCTGCGGACGTTCTCGCGCGAGTACCCGTTCGCGTGGCTCGGCGTCCTCGCCGACGTCCCGCCGTCCACCGACGAGCTGATCTACGCCAACCACGAGCGCGGGTTCGCGCTGCACAGCCTCCGCTCGCCCGAGGTCAGCCGCCTGTACCTGCAGGTCGCCCCGGACGAGGACATCGCCGCCTGGTCCGACGCGCGGATCTGGGACGAGCTCGCGGCGCGGTTCGCCACCGGCGACGGCTGGGAGCTGCGCGAGGGGCCCGTCACCGACAAGTCGATCACGCCGATGCGCAGCTTCGTGGCCGAGCCGATGCGGCACGACCGGCTGTTCCTCGCGGGCGACGCGGCCCACATCGTCCCGCCGACCGGCGCCAAGGGGCTCAATCTGGCCGTCTCGGACGTCATCGTGCTGGCGCGCGCGCTCACCGAGCGGTACGCGAACGGGTCCGAGACGCTGTTGGACGGCTACTCCGACGCGTGCCTGCGGCGCGTGTGGCGCGCCGAGCACTTCTCGTACTGGATGACCACCCTCCTGCACGTCGACCCGGCGGCGGACGCGTTCGACCGCCGCCTGCAGCGCTCGCACCTGGCGTACGTGGCGTCGTCCGAGGCCGCGCAGACGTCCCTGGCCGAGAACTACGTCGGCCTGCCGCTCGCCTGA